The Chloracidobacterium sp. DNA segment CCGCCAAATCGTCGCCCTCAAGTTGGTTGAGGACATTGAGCAAGACGACGCCGCCGGAACTGGGCGGCGGGAACGTCACGATTTCATAACCCCGATACGTCCCACGCAACGGCGTGCGCTCGACTGGGCGGTAACGCTTCAGGTCGTCCAACGTGATAAGGCCGCCGTTGGCGGCCATGGCGGCGGCAATCCGACGGGCGGTTTCGCCTTCGTAAAACTCACGTGGGCCGCGCCGTTCAAGCCGCTCCAACGTATCCGCCAACTCCGGCTGACGGAAAATCTCGCCTTCCGCGTAGTAATTGCCGTTCCGATGGAAAATTCGCCGACTTTCGGGATCGCGCGCCAAACGTTCGGCGATCCGCAGACCCTGCGCCATAGCGTAGCTCACCGGAAATCCCTCGCGCGCCAGTCGTCGCGCCGGAGCGACGACCTGCGCCCATTTGAGCCGGCCGTACTTGCGCAGCGCCAAGTCAAAACCCGCCACCGTGCCGGGCACGCCGACCGCTGCATAGCCCACTGTGGACTTCTCCACCACGTGGTTGCCGTCCGCGTCAAGGTACATGTCGCGGCGCGCAGCAGCCGGAGCGGTTTCACGGTAGTCAATCGCCGTCGTCCGGCCGTCGGCCATCCGAATGAGCATAAACCCGCCGCCGCCAAGGTTGCCCGCGACCGGAAACGTCACAGCCAATGCCAGTCCGACGGCGACGGCGGCGTCCACGGCATTGCCGCCGCGTTGGAGAATGTCCACGCCGACCCGTGACGCTATGGCGCTCGCCGACGCCACCATCGCTTTAGGGGCGCGCACCGGCTGCCGCGCCACTTGCGCACGGACGACGGCCGGCGGCGACGCTGCGCTGACCAGGGCGACGGCGCACCACAGCGCCGTCCACAACCGCGAATAGGGTGAGCAAATTCTCATCTCATCTTCCTACCGTCATATCCTTAGGCCGTGGTCACGGCTTGGGCTTGACGCTCAACGCTACAAAATCGCCCAGTTTGCCGTAGCGCGCCGCATCAAAAGTTTCTGGGTCGGCCTCCTCCGCCACGACGGTCACAATCAGCATGCGCGTCCCTTTGCGATAGGCGGCAAGATGCTCCGGGACGCCCAACCCTTCCTCGCTGTGGAAGCGACCGTTGATGTGAACGACGAGAGGGTGTGGGACGCGCGCCAGCGTTTCAGCAATGGCATGCGCCATACTCGCGTCCCACAGCGACTGTGAATCCAGCATCCGCGAAAGATTCGACGTGGGATGCGTCCCGCCGCCGGCGCCGTGCAGGTCGGTCATCAGTCGCCGGAACTTCGCCTCATACGCTTCTGAGGCCAACCCGTAGGGCAACGGCGGCAGAAAGGCGCGCGCCGGCGCGGAGAGCTTCGTCAGCGCCTCGCGCCCTTCGCGGCCGACCAAGTTGACGTAGCGGCGCGGCGCATTCGCCGCCACCACGGGGAGTTGGTGCGCTTTGGCGAACTCCACCAACGGACGATAATCACTCTGGTAGTTGTTCCACGGCCGGCTGCATGCCAGAAACTGATTTTCGGGTATCAAGCCGGCCAAGTATTCGTCCAGTACAAGTTGTACGTCGCGCTCAAACATTTCCAGCGACAGCACGACCTGCCGCTTATCCACGGCGGCGTCCGCGCCGTAGCGGGCGTAGGCCGCGCGCAGCAGGTCGAGTTGCAGAGCATGCGCGCCGGGGTCGTCGTGGGACTCGCCAATGAAGACCACCTCCGTGCGGGCCAGCGCCCCAACCAAGTCGTCGAGCGTCGCCGGCTGGCCGTCGGGTTTGTACAGACGATACGCCGGCGTTGTAGATTGTCCGTACACAGGTTGACTCAGTCCTCCCAGCCAACTCGCCAGCCAACTCAGACTCGCCGCCCACAGAACCAGCCGCTGGAGTCGTCGTCTGCGTCCCCACACCCTCATAGTCGTTTCTCCGGTCGCTGCGCCGACCGGCCGGACACGGCCGGGGACAGCGTACGCCAGCAAAAGGTGAATGCCGGTTCACTCCGCGCCGTCAAGAAAGCCCAGCCGTGACCACCGGGCGCAAGCGTAAACTCGTGCGGGATGTTCAACGCCTCCAGTGTTTCGTGCAGCCGTTGGTTGCCGACATCAAAACGGTAACGGTCTTCCGTTCCGACATCAAAGTAGATCTTGAGCCGCCGGATGGCGTCGGCTTGCGCCCGCGCTATGGCGAGCGGACTATGCGCCTCGAAAAACGCGGCGTCCGGCGGGTCGCCGTAGAGTTTGGTCGCCAGGCTGTAGCGCCACGCGCCGATGCGATCCTCGGCCGACTGCGGCGGGCGCGGCGGCTCCGTGAAAATGGCCGCGCAGTGCGCCGCGACGCCCGCAAACAGCGTCGGGTGCTTGAAGGCGATCAGCAGCGCGCCGTAGCCGCCCATCGAAATGCCTGCAATCATTCGCCCTTCGCGGACGCCGAGCGTTCGGTAACGCCGCTCAATAAAGGGTAGAAAATCCCGCACGATGGCGTCTTCATACCGGTCGCCCTGCTTGGCGTTGATGTAGAAGCTGTTTTCGCCGCGCGGGATGGCGACGATGAATTCGCCGACCCGTCCTTTTTCGCGGAGCGCGTCAAGCGCCGCCTGTACGCCGCGCGTTTCCCAGTCACGTTCGTCGTTGAACATCCCATGCAGGAAAATCACCAGCGGGTAGCGGCGCTCCGGCGACGCGGCGTATGACGGCGGCAGCGAGACGGCGTAGGGTACGTCGCGTCCTAGACTCTCCGAACGAAACGTCCCGTACTCAACCACGCCGGGCGATGCAGCGTGGCCATCCGGCCCATCCGCCGCCGCGCCGCCCACTGTCCCCACCCAGCCGGCCAGCCATAGAAGGGCGACGCTAATGACCACCGGCTTCATGACGCACTGGAAGAGGACGCGGCGGACGGCGTGTTGGGGAAGTGATTGAGGTTGAGCCGTTCGGCGCAGCGATCCGACATGTCAATCATCGCCGCCGCATTGATAGCCGCCGCGATGCAAATCGTCTCGCTGATTTCCTCCTTCGTCGCGCCAAGTTCGAGCGCC contains these protein-coding regions:
- a CDS encoding esterase family protein, which produces MKPVVISVALLWLAGWVGTVGGAAADGPDGHAASPGVVEYGTFRSESLGRDVPYAVSLPPSYAASPERRYPLVIFLHGMFNDERDWETRGVQAALDALREKGRVGEFIVAIPRGENSFYINAKQGDRYEDAIVRDFLPFIERRYRTLGVREGRMIAGISMGGYGALLIAFKHPTLFAGVAAHCAAIFTEPPRPPQSAEDRIGAWRYSLATKLYGDPPDAAFFEAHSPLAIARAQADAIRRLKIYFDVGTEDRYRFDVGNQRLHETLEALNIPHEFTLAPGGHGWAFLTARSEPAFTFCWRTLSPAVSGRSAQRPEKRL
- the ggt gene encoding gamma-glutamyltransferase yields the protein MRICSPYSRLWTALWCAVALVSAASPPAVVRAQVARQPVRAPKAMVASASAIASRVGVDILQRGGNAVDAAVAVGLALAVTFPVAGNLGGGGFMLIRMADGRTTAIDYRETAPAAARRDMYLDADGNHVVEKSTVGYAAVGVPGTVAGFDLALRKYGRLKWAQVVAPARRLAREGFPVSYAMAQGLRIAERLARDPESRRIFHRNGNYYAEGEIFRQPELADTLERLERRGPREFYEGETARRIAAAMAANGGLITLDDLKRYRPVERTPLRGTYRGYEIVTFPPPSSGGVVLLNVLNQLEGDDLAALGPGSSEASHLLIEALRRSFADRAALMGDPDFVQVPVDMLISKSYARERRATIDPNRATPSAAVRAGPEAPVSEAAETTHFTIVDAEGNIVANTYTLNGPYGAGVTVPGTGVLLNNEMDDFTAKPGSPNAFQLIQGEANAIAPGKRPLSSMTPTIVLKDGKPWFAVGSPGGPTIISTVIQIIINVIDHKMNLQQAIDAPRLHHQWLPDVVMWEPYGMTADTRRALEAKGHRLDVIPRYNGDAEGIMIDATGVRLGASDPRNPDALAIGY
- a CDS encoding ChaN family lipoprotein, producing the protein MRVWGRRRRLQRLVLWAASLSWLASWLGGLSQPVYGQSTTPAYRLYKPDGQPATLDDLVGALARTEVVFIGESHDDPGAHALQLDLLRAAYARYGADAAVDKRQVVLSLEMFERDVQLVLDEYLAGLIPENQFLACSRPWNNYQSDYRPLVEFAKAHQLPVVAANAPRRYVNLVGREGREALTKLSAPARAFLPPLPYGLASEAYEAKFRRLMTDLHGAGGGTHPTSNLSRMLDSQSLWDASMAHAIAETLARVPHPLVVHINGRFHSEEGLGVPEHLAAYRKGTRMLIVTVVAEEADPETFDAARYGKLGDFVALSVKPKP